Within the Glycine soja cultivar W05 chromosome 3, ASM419377v2, whole genome shotgun sequence genome, the region aaaattttaaattttttttactaaaatattcaaataattacttttaataaaaaaaatttaattttctataaaaaaaatacattatttaattCAACTATCCAATCCAAACAAACTCTtacatactaaaaaaaatttctaactttatttctttatctGAGTACCTTTTTCTGTTACCGGTcaggcttttttttttgtcttgggATATTAACACGAAACCAAACAAACACAACCAGCGTATACCCTTCTCTCTTATTTCTCTTTCAATTTTCACCTTACTCATTGTTTCTCCCACCTTACCTCTTTGTCCCTCTGCTTCTCGCTGTGAAACTTCattatctttctctttctttatttaCTAATACCACTTCACCTCACTTTGCTTTCATTCTccataccctatcaaactccactttccttttttcctctctttgtCTCTCTCTTTCTACCTCACATCACacattctcatcctctttttaTATCCTTCCCCTCCAAAGCTGAGAGAGCCACAACACAACCAAAACCCTATATTATTCACTTGGTCAAACACTCTTTCACTTGACAAACAAACACTTTGTGTAGCTACAATGGAAGTAAGTCATAATTAAGTCTTTGTATTCTTACTACTTATATTTTGTTATGCTAGCTACTTGTTTATTTAACTTGGATTTTTTGTGGGTAGTTGATATTAGatgttgaagatttcatatcaaCTATAgtaaaattaaagtatataatCAACATTTTGTTATGCTACTTGTTGATCTAACTTCGATTTTTTTTGGGTAGTTGATTCCATATCAACTACTATTATAGtcaaattaaaagtatataatcaatattagtgacaaaataatttatatgtaatttttaaataatcaacATTAGTgactaaataatttatatgtaatttttaaatatctgTTGTGatgaaaattacaatttttgtgGCTAAACTTTGTTACTAATGCATTAATGTATTAATTTCACGTGTATTTAGGCGTATTACTACAAGAGGCACCATGTGCCAGCATTTGGGAGCTGGGATTGGAATGATAATCTTCCTTTCACTCAGTGCTTTGAAACTGCAAGACAAGCTGGTTTGCTAAGATATAGTTACTCTGAGTCTGAAGATAGAGATCTTTATGTTACTGGGGACTTGTATGAGAATGATGTTGTCACACCCGCTATGATCGTTGTTCCTCGCAGAAGGGTATGCttctatattcttttttatttattttttatgattattttttcttcatggGTTATGTTCTTTATGCCACTGaatccttcttctttttctctgtttttgatTCATTTTAAATAAGTATGACTCACAATGAAAATATTATGGACGTTCTTTCCTATgcaatcttttcaaaaattgcagtgtttaaattgattttaaattaattattaattattttgcttTCAATATATTAACTGGATGATATTTCTTAGGGACGTAtttttagtgtaattttttgttttttatatattattttctgatAGGAATTTGGGTTTTATTTGGGCTTAATTGGAAGTTAATTATGACACGTGTCGTTACTCATTAATCATTATCAGTCAGTTTAATTTTGGGGTTGAGAATTTAAACAGtgagattgaaaaaaaagattaaattgattaattaaattacaggTGTCTGGTTTACTGAGAAGACTATTTTtgcaattaagttttttttttataatttttgtaaagttagggtgattttttatttttttttaattttgaacgaAGAAGAATACTAAAATATCAAAGGAAACTgcatcaaattttgatttttgtccATTATAAGCGATCTTCGGTCTacatcaatttgattttttgacGGGAAATGTTAGTATAATATGTTTTAACGTCTTTAATTTTGGAAGAAGCATGAGTCTTAATTTtagtaattagtaaaaaaaatatgttgaaaagtaatttatatttctttctctCATTTCCCATTAGCAAAATTGTCTCTTTGCTTCTTATTAGctgaaagagaaaaggaaaattccTAAGACTGAAACAAGAGTTTTTCTAGAATAAGTTAATCGTTCCTTATCATTAATGTTGTATGATTCATTCACGTTAATGTCtattttttaaagtgattaAAGTGACACTCCAATATAGCTCTATAATTAACCGGTGTGTACAATATTATAGTCACTGATCTACCCCCTTTAACACGCTTCATTGTCTTTTCAGTCTTTTTTATGTTATCTTGTGAGGTTGTGCTCAGTCACGATAAAGGGtcttctatttttcaattttaaatttgtaaaacaaaGTATGGCACCTCAAAAGAAGGCGACAATTAATTAATGACTAGAAAACGAAGTTCCAATGTTCCATGCATATCCTTAGTCATCCTAATGATATAGCCATATAGGGTTAGTCCAtgagtgttaaaaaaataaaacaacttcGTTACTTCTTTCTCTAAGGTTACACTTTATGGATACTTTATAGTGGACCCAACTATATTGAATTGAATGACATTCATGATTCACACAAGGTGAGAAATTATTAAATCAGGAACTTTTTCACGAGCACACAGATTGTTTGTGACTTTGTACATCTCACAATGATtaagattttataataatatctttTGATAATAAACTATGATTAAAAAGGACTTAGTGCAATAGGTGCAACTTTAGGCTTTATTGTCCATGTCAATTGGTCACTAAAAACAAAGACAACGGGATCCATTGGTATCATAACAAGGTAGTAAAGTAATCATAGTTGAAATTCCAACATAATGATGAGTAATGACACACACCATGCTAGGTAAGCATTCATGTGGTAGATGCTAGACATGTAACTTCAaaggtaacttttttttttttctgatggaATTCTTAATTTGTTGCTGACACTATTGTAGGAAAAGGTACGTTGCCAGAatgaaaaagaagcaaaaaagcAAAGTTGGAGGAGTAATGTGAAGGAGCTACCTAGCCCAACTAGTCCAATTCAAAGACCAAAACCGAAGCCTGTGGATGAGGACTTGTACAAGATCTCACCAGAGCTTCTTTATGCCAAAACTAGGAAGGTCTTACTCTTTAGCCCCCACACAATAATACCCTTTTGCTTTTATCTCCACTAAACGCATTTTGTGTTGATCTTTATTACTTTCATAATGTCAAATTCATTGCATATTCAACCCTTTGCTTTTTTGCATCTTTAGCAAAAGTTTTGATAAATTtgcttttctaattttattttgcctttttgcTTTTTGTTGAATGCAGAAGAGAGGGTTGTGTTTCTTCCCAAGCTGCTTGATACCAACTTGCATTGCTTGAGATACAAGGAAATTTGAGGAGCCAATGTACATATAAGTGAAATATATGATACATACTTGATTggatgatatttatttaaaacgGGACCTAGaagattatcattatatatagtCACATGATTATTGTGGCAAGGACTTTGTTGTTTATTCTTTGACTTTACCGTTTAGTTTTTGTTGGGGTGTTTTCAATTAGTCTTTGATGTACTTTGGGGTGAATCATTGGTAGGACTTGAACTTTGGTTGTAAAAGCTCTGTAACTGGAAGTTTAGAGAAAAAAGGGgtttaaaaaagtttttgttccTGCCAAATAATTCTGACGAATATTCTCCTCACTGAAGCTCCATGTATGTTGTTTATTTAGAGTTAAGGGAAATGCTAGAGTAACTCCCCTTGTATACTATAATTGGATTTTGTATATAACAATGTTGATAGCATGCGGGTTATTAATTCAATTAaagtcaaaaattaattttctgttttgatTTTAGTATAAGGAAATGGGATTGGATTTCAACCTGTTGTAAAGTTACTAAggaaaaatcaatataatagatttgtattaataatttgttagtttcaactaatattaaatttgatttatttaagtAAGGTTTTACTAGAtcagtctaatttttttttaatgaaaattagtcatcaacaaaatcatttagcatttttttatgaaaattagtCATCAACGACATCATTCAGcacttaatattaataatatggttataaaaaattatataatagatTTACGATAAGAATGAAGGGAGTATTAACTTTTGATCATCTAACCAAATAACCGATAACCATTGTCTTGGATTTTACCAAATTGAATCAGTACACCAAATCTAGCCGTGAATTCAATTGCCATTCAACCAACCTTAATTTTG harbors:
- the LOC114406371 gene encoding uncharacterized protein LOC114406371; translated protein: MEAYYYKRHHVPAFGSWDWNDNLPFTQCFETARQAGLLRYSYSESEDRDLYVTGDLYENDVVTPAMIVVPRRREKVRCQNEKEAKKQSWRSNVKELPSPTSPIQRPKPKPVDEDLYKISPELLYAKTRKKRGLCFFPSCLIPTCIA